The genome window GTTGAAACTGCCGGTCGTCTTGAATGAATTGGGCTACCAGACGGTGGCGTTCGGAAAGGTGGCTCACTCGCGAAGTGCACCGGACTATCAGTTCGATACACACGACCGAGCACAGGACATTCCCGCGGTGCGAAAGAACGTCCAGGCGTTTCTCGAAAGCCGAACCGATTCGCGACCGCTGGCGTTGTTCGTTGGAGTTTCCAACCCGCACGTTCCCTGGCCCAGTGAATCCACCGTGGACCCGAATTCCATGTCGCTGCCGGTGAAGCTGCTCGACACGCCACAAACTCGAGTCCAGCGATCTCGCTACCTGCAAGAGGTCAAGGACTTGGACGCCTACCTCGGTGAGCTGCAACAGTTGGTTGACAAACACCTGTCCGAAGATCGTTTGTTTCTGTTTTCGAGTGACCACGGGGCTCAGTTCCCATTCGGAAAATGGACGCTCTACGACGAAGGCATTCGCATCCCGCTCATCGTTTCTCGCGAAGGAATGATCGAGGCTGGTTCACGCACCGACGCGATGGTCAGTTGGGTCGACATCTTGCCAACCTTGATCGAAGTCGGTGGTGGCGAAGTGCCCCAAGGCATCGACGGGAAATCATTCTCCGGAGTCCTGCAGGATCCATCCAAACGTCATCGCGAGCGCATCTTCACGACGCACAGCGGCGACAAGATGATGAACGTCTACCTGAGCCGCAGCATTCGCACCGACCAGTACAAATTGATCTGGAACCCGCACCCCGAGTTTGCGTTCACGACGCACATCGATTTGTTGCTGCGTGCCACATCAGGGGACTACTTCAAGGAGTGGACCGAGGCGGCCAAGAGTGATCCTCATGCCGCAGACGTTGTCGCAAGCCATCACGGACGACCTGAGTTTGAACTGTTCGATCTTACGGGCGACCCGAACGAAACCAAGAACTTGGCCGACGATCCAGAACTGGCCAGCGTTCGATCGCGTCTGCTGGCTGAACTGAAAGATTGGATGCGAACTCAAGGCGACGAACTGACGGTCTTTCACAAACCGCTCATGCTAGACGCTCCCGAAACATGGGTTCCTCGCAAACCATAAACAGTTCAGTAGGAAAGACCAACACGACGATGCAAGCCGTTTGCGGCGTTAGGACTGTGCGGGAAATATGTGGCATAGGCTTCCAGCCTGTGATTGCGCAATACACAGGCTGGAAGCCTATGCCACACTTTCTGTCCGACACTTAATCGACGCTGCTTGCTTCGAACCTTCCCGACCCGCTTGAGTTGCGATCGAAAATCACTGCACCTGAAAGAATGAAGTTAGAAAGCATGAACTGTATCCGAATCTCCCTCATCGCCGCGTGTTTGGTCTTGATCGCCGGAGCTTGGCCCGCTGACCAAACGCAGGCCAAACAACCCAACGTTGTTTTCTTGTTGAGCGATGACCAATCGTGGACCGATTATGGGTTCATGGGACATCCGCATATCCAGACACCCAACATCGACCAATTGGCGAAGTCTGGTTTGGTGTATGAGCGAGGTTATGTCACAGCGCCACTTTGCCGGCCTTCCCTGGCAAGTCTCGCGACCGGTTTGTATCCGCATCAGACCGGAATTCGCGGCAACGATCCCGTGATGCCGACCGGCCTGAACCGCAAAACGAACAAGCAGGTCTTTGCATCGCTGCGGAAGCAAATGACCGCACCGTTGCACGAGCAGCCCTCGTTCATCCGGTCGCTCAAGGACAACGGCTACGCAACTTTGCAAACCGGAAAGTGGTGGGAAGAAGACCCGCTGGATCTTGGTTTCACCGATGCCATGACCCACGGCGACGTTTCGCGAGGCGGACGTCACGGCGATGTGGGTTTGCAGATCGGGCGAACCACGATGAAACCGGTGTACGACTTCGTCGATTCCGCCGTGGAGGACGAAAAACCATTCTTCATCTGGTACGGAGTCTTCCTGCCGCACGCACCGCACAACGCTCCCGACCGTTTGTTCAACAAGTACAAAGACATCGCTCCCAATGAACCAACCGCTCGTTACTGGGCCAATGTGGAATGGCTGGACGAAGGTTGTGGTCAGATCATTCAGTACTTGAAAGACAAGGGACTCTACGAAGACACGATTTTTGTCTACACCTGCGACAACGGCTGGGTGCAAGATCCCAACCGGATGAACACGAGCATTCGCTCCAAGCGTGAGCCCGTGGAAGCTGGGATTCGGACGCCGATCATCATCACGCATCCCGGGGCCGTGAAGCCTCAGCGAGATTCATCCACGCTTGCCAGCAACATTGATGTCGCTCCCACCATTCTGAAAGCCTGCGGGATTGAGCCTCCCAAGGAAATGTCCGGCTTGGACCTGCGTGATCCCGAGGCACTGCGTCAGCGAAACAGAATCTTCGTGGACGTCTACGACCACGACAGTGATCTTGAACAACTCGATGACATCGACAATGGCTTGCAAGCTCGTGTCGTCATCGACGGATGGGACAAGCTGATCGTCCGACCAAGCGGCAAAGAACTCTACGATCTCCAGGAGGATCCAGATGACAGAAACAATCTCGCTGCACAGGACGCTGACAAAGTCCAACGTCTGTCAAGCATCGTCGATGAATGGCTCGAGAACACGCCAGCCATCGGAAAGTGATCTCCGCGAACACGGCTCAAGACGGCTCATGATGCATCACACTCCTGATTGTTTTCGGCCTCAAGAATTTGGCGTTTCGCTTTCGCTACTTCAATAATAAGAGTTCGCAGGATCGCATCGTGATGCTAGGATTCAAGCGATCAATCATCCCCTTTTCTTTATGAAACCTTTGGTTTGATAATTCGCTTTTCCGCAGAGTAATACGATGAAGTTGAGTGTGAAGAAAGTCAGCTGCCTGGCACTGATGATGAGTTGCTTGGGGTGTGGCGGATCACAGCCTGTCAATGTGAAAGACAGCGCAGATGAACAAAGCATCGAAGAGTACAAGGAAATGGTCGCGGCAGAAGAAGCCGCGAACGCTGGCTCGGAAAAGAACGGCGTGAAGCCACCCAAAGAGTGAGTCGGGCACCAGCTCGGTGATACAAAAAACGCCCGGTCAGCAATTGCTGACCGGGCGTTTCCTTTTGCGTGTCGATCAAGTGGATCAGAATTCGCCGTCGATGACTTCGCGTGACGCACGAGTTCCCAGGGCTCCCCACAAGCCATAAGGGCTTTCGGATCCAGGAGCGTTGTTGAACGCCGCGGTTCCCCATTGATAGACCATACGGTTCGTTTGATTTCCGGCTTCGATCGAATCGGTAATGAACTTGACCGCACCGTCACCCATCAGGATATGAGCACCACCTTGGTGACGACTGGACACCGACATCAGGTTGTTGCGGTTGACGGCACCAGCGGAACAAATCTCCGAGTTCGGCGGCCGAACCGTGTGCACCATCGAGAACACTGGGTTGAAGCTGGCCCAACGGTATCCGCGACCTGAGGTTGCTCCGACAACGGGAGCTTCGGGACGCCAGAATTGAGGACGTTCGGGATCGAGGTGTTGCTCACACCAATTTGGTGTCACAACGATGGTCCAGTGGTCGTTGTTGGTGCTGTAAGTGCCACCGGAGGTCAGGCTGGTTCGAGCGTCTTTGTCACCCAAGTCCGTGGTCAGTTCGCCCATGGCAATGGTGTTGGACAATCCATCGAGCACATCACGAAACTGAGTCAACTTGTGAACAACGAACATGCCACGATGGGCGGCGTTGGTTCGCTGGGAAGTGGCCGAGGTGGCTGCGTATGGCAGAACCGGCGAATCGTTCCGTACATACACGAATCCATCACGCATGTAGTCAGTTGAGTCGCCCAGGTTGGCGGCGTAGTTGGTCCGTCCCAATGAAGGCAATCCTTTGCCAGGATCGCTTGGGCAACGCAGCGTTGGGACGTCGGTTGCCCACGGAACGTAGTCGATGTTTTCAGGTGTTGGTCCCATGGCAGGAAAATCAATTGTGCCGTCGCTGTCGAAGTCGTTCGGGTTGGCAATCAACTCCCAAAGTCCCTGTTGCTCGACAAATGGCATCAATCCAACCAGCATGCTCAGTCGCATGTTGTTACCGGTCGTTGTGTTGACCCACGGATGAGTGGCAACCGTGGGGTGGGTTCCGCCGCCATGCATTGGCAGTTTGTTGTAGGCGGAATGGTAGTTGTGCAGGGCCAGACCGAGCTGCTTGAAGTTGTTGCTGCAGCTCATCCGTCGAGCGGCTTCGCGGGCGGCTTGGACAGCGGGCAGAAGCAAGCCGACCAGCACTCCGATGATGGCGATGACAACGAGGAGCTCAACCAGCGTGAACCCCACGCGAGTCCCGCGGTGCGGGTGTTGGGAAGTGGATTCCATTGAAGATTCTCAAGAGTGCGATAAGAAAACGGTGATGCCAATGCTCGCTCGAAAGACAGCGAGAAAATCGTCACCGAATTCATTCCTGAGAATGTTCACACAATTTGCGCAAATTCATCTGAATTGAAGAGTTTTCTCAGAAATCATTGATGCCATCACCCTCCCGCGAGGCCGAGCAGCATTCTGAGACCGCTTTTCGCCCCCTCCCGTAAGAGGTCGTGCAGGTTTTAACTGCTGTGTTGCCAAGCGTTTATCATCACCCTCCCCCTGGAAGGGTCGAGCGAAGCGAGGGGAGGGTCGAGCATCGGAACCAGCGCGTAACCCTCCCCGGCCCGAGGCGGGCCGACCCTCCCAAAGGGAGGGTGAAATAAAACTGCACGACCGCTGCGCGGGCGGGGTTCTCAAGACAGTACTGACGCAGCACTTCAAAACGGCACGACTCTCCCCAGCCAGACCTCTTCGATGCCAAGAGGTCGGCTTTACCGGAGAAGCCTTTGAATCGATTTAGGCAATGATCTCTTTGACCACTCGAGCGGGCTCGACTCCGGTCAATTTCTGTTCCAGTCCTTGGAACGGGAATGTGAGCCGTTTGTGGTCGACGCCAAGAAGATGAAGCATCGTGGCATGCAGGTCACGAACATGAACCGGGTCGGCAACGACGTTGTAGCTGAACTCATCCGTCGCACCGTGTCGTATCCCGCCTTTGACGCCGCCGCCTGCCAACAAAGCAGTGAAGCACCTGGGGTGGTGATCGCGACCATAGGTGTCCATGTCCAATTTGCCCTGGCCATAAACCGTTCGGCCGAATTCACCGGCGAAAACCACCAGGGTGTCTTCGAGCAATCCACGTTGCTCGAGATCTTTCAGCAGCGCTGTGGTCGGTTGGTCAACATCCTGGCACTGCCCGGGCAAGTTCGCCGGCAGCTTCGAATGATGATCCCACCCGCGATGGAACAACTGGATGAAGCGAACATCGCGTTCTGCCATCCGACGGGCCAGCAAACAGTTGCGGGCGTAAGAACCCGGGTTGTTCACTTCTTCGCCGTACATCGCCAGTGTCTCGGGAGACTCGTCGGAGATGTCCGTCAGTTCGGGGACCGACGTTTGCATCCGAAACGCCATCTCTTGTTGAGCGATGGTTGTTTCGATTTCGGGGTCACCGATCTCACCGAAGTGTTTGCGGTTGAGGTCGCCAAGCGAATCGAGCATGCGCCGCCGAATCGCTGGATCAATGCCGCTGGGGTTGGAAAGAAACAGAACCGGATCGCCCGACGTTTGGAAGCTGGTGCCCTGGTGCTTGGACGGCAAGAAACCGCTGCCCCAGAGACGCGAGTACAACGCTTGCACGTTGACCTTGCCGCTCCAGTAAGCCGATGGCATCACGATGTAGTCTGGCAAGTCCTTGTTCAGCGTTCCCAATCCGTAGCTCAACCAGGCTCCCATGCTTGGTTTGCCTGGCAGTTCCGTTCCGGTGCAGAACGCGGTTTTGCCCGGGTCGTGATTGATCGATTCGGTGTGCATCGAATCAATGAAGCACAACTTGTCGACTTGCGTCGAAAGGTGTGGCAACAGATCGCTCATCCACATGCCGCTTTCGCCTTGTTGCGAAAAACCAAAGCGACTGGGGACGATCAGTTGTTCTTTGCCGCGTGTCATGGCGGTCACACGCTGGCCTTGGCTGACCGATGGCGGCAACGGTTGGTTGAACTGTTTAACCAGTTCCGGCTTGTAATCGAACAAGTCGATTTGGCTGGGAGCTCCCGCCATGAACAAGAAGATCACGCGTTTTGCTTTGGGGGCAAAGTGGCAACCCGTCGGGATATCGGATGGTGCACCGGACGCGGCGCTGGGGGCCGCGGCGCTTGCGAGCTTTGGTCCCAAGACCAACGATGCGAGCGCTGTCGTCCCCAGTCCCATGCCGGCATTGGCCAAGAACCGACGACGATTTTCGCTTGTCGAGCTGATGTGATTATGCATGGCGATTCAATCTTTGGTCTTGGTGATATCGAGGTTGTAGAGCGTGTTGCACAGCACCGTCCAAGCGGCGAGTTCAACTTTGTCTTGAGGCGAGTCGACGGACACTCCCTCGCACAAATCGTCAACCAGTTTGGGTGAGCTGGCGTATTCGTCACGCAAATCGTTCAGCAGCGTTTGCAGAACGTCGACCTCTTTCGAATCTGGGAGTTTGGCCGTGACGGTTTCATAGGCGAACAGGATTCGGTCCTCGGCAGGTTCAGCCAAAGTGGACTGAGCCAATTGCCGGGCAGCCCGAAGGTATTCGCTTTCGTTGAGAAGCAACAAAGCCTGGGTCGGCGTGTTGGTTCTTTCGCGGCGAGCAATGCAAGCGTCACGATTGGGTGCGTTGAGGATGGTCATTTGCGGTGGCGGCATCGCACGTTTCCAGAACGTGTAGATGCTGCGACGATAGATCGATTCGCCCTGGTCGGGCCGGAAACGTTCGCCCGTCATCGAAACCGCTTTCCACAACCCGTCCGGCTGCGGAGGTTTGACACTCGGTCCGTGCATTCGCGTGGACAGCAGTCCGCTCGAAAACAGAATTTGATCGCGAATCATTTCGGCATCCAACCGATAGCGTGGGCCGCGACTGAGCAACCGATTTTCCGCGTCCGCTTTGAACTCATCCGGAGTGGCTCGCGAAGATTGCCGATACGTTTTGCTCATCACGATTCGCTTGAGCAACGCTTTGACATCCCATCCTGACTCGACAAACGACACCGCCAATTCATCCAACAATTCAGGATGGCTTGGGACCTCGCCTTGGTTGCCAAAGTCCTCGGACGTCTTGACCAGCCCGACGCCGAAAAAGAGTTGCCAGAAACGGTTCACCGCCACGCGTGCGGTCAGCGGGTTTTCAGGAGCCACCATCCAATTCGCCAAATCCATGCGGGACGGTGTTTCGGATTGGGGCTTCAGCGGCGGCAGGAATCCAGGGACGCCGCGTTGGACTTCTTCCCCGGGAGCGTCGTACTGCCCGCGAATCAGAACGAACGTCTTTCGGACCTCGTCGCGTTCCTTCATCACCATCGCTTTTTCGACCGAACGCTCGACGGCATCTCGATCACGTTGCTCCTGACCGCGTTGTTTTTGAAGCGATTCCAAACGCGATTTCAGTTTCTCCTCGGGTTGGTTCGTTTGTTTCTCTTCCGAGCGAATCTGCTGATCGAGCTTGGCCAATTCCGCATCCAGGCGATCCAGTTCGGCTTGCTGAGCATCGGTGGGGAATCGAGCGAAAGGCTCTTGGAAACCATCCACGACTTTTCGCGGGTTGGTTTCGGGTTGGGCATCGATGTTGTTGAAAAACGCGTACAGCGAGAAGAAATCTTTCTGGGTGATGGGATCAAACTTGTGGTCGTGGCACTGTGCGCACTGAACCGTCAGTCCCATGAATGCGGTGCCGACGGCGGTGACGCGATCCAACACATTCTTGACGTGACTTTCTTCCGGCAACGCGGTTCCGCGATCGATGATCAAGTGCAACCGATTGAATCCGGATGCGATCAGTTGGTCTTTCGTCGGCTGAGGATATAAATCGCCAGCGATCTGGTCTCGAACAAATTCGTCGTACGGAAGGTCGTCGTTGAAAGACCGAATCACCCAATCGCGATAGGCGACGTGGTTGCGATAAAAGTCTTTGTGCATCCCGTTCGTGTCAGCGAAACGCACCAGGTCCAGCCAGTGGCGGGCGATGTGTTCTCCGAATTGAGGACGCGAAAGCAGGTCGTCGATCAATTCTTCCCACGCCAATTCGGGTGAGTTGGCGTAGGCCGATTCAAACTGGCGGATCGCTTCTCGGCTGGGTGGCAGCCCCGTCAAATCGAAAGTGACTCGTCGCAGCAAAGTTCTCGCGTCGGCTTCTTCTGATGGGCGACGCTGCTGCGACTCAAGCTTTCGAAGCACAAACTGATCGACCGTTTGTGCACTCCACTCAGCATGTTGGGTCACCGGTGGTTGGGGCCGTTCTGGGGCTCGGAAAGCCCAGAAGTCTTCGTAAACAGCACCGCTTTCGATCCATCGCCGAATCAGTTCCGTCTCTTCTTCGTTGAACGGCTCCAAGTGTGAATCCGGCGGCGGCATCAACATCGATTCATCATCGGCAGTGATCCGGAGCCAAACTTCACTGTCTTCAACCGAGTGAGGTTCGATCGCGTATCCAATCGCCCCCTCATCTCCATCGGGCTGGTCCAGTCGCAAACCTCCCTCTCGCGAATCGGCGTCTGGACCGTGGCAGGCGAAGCATCGGTTCGAAAGCAACGGCCGGATGTCGCGACTGAACGAGACCGATGATTCGTCCGCGATGAAAACCGATTCGGTATCCTCGGTCCCGCGATCGACGTCCTCAGCATGCGAGCGAATTGGCGTTAGCGAACCGAGAACCGTGGTGCAAAGGGCGGCGGCCAGCATCAAGACGGGTGGCATGCACGTCTCGCGGGCGAACCGATTTGGGAGATAGCCCCGTTGGAATGGCATAGGTGTTGATCAGCGTTCGGCGGCAGGGTGGTAGGCGGGATTCGATCAGTGTAGATCGAACGGGATCATTTGAAAGCACAGCGGCAAGTCTCGATGGAGTCCGAGCTCGCACGATGCCTCTGTGA of Rhodopirellula bahusiensis contains these proteins:
- a CDS encoding sulfatase family protein; the encoded protein is MSKLKNCLTGLAITVFFGAAIATAKDTERQPDIVVYLADDLSASDLALYGGTNIETPAIDHLAQEGMTFDRAFVASPSCAPSRAALLTGLMPARNGAEENHSYPHEDVLKLPVVLNELGYQTVAFGKVAHSRSAPDYQFDTHDRAQDIPAVRKNVQAFLESRTDSRPLALFVGVSNPHVPWPSESTVDPNSMSLPVKLLDTPQTRVQRSRYLQEVKDLDAYLGELQQLVDKHLSEDRLFLFSSDHGAQFPFGKWTLYDEGIRIPLIVSREGMIEAGSRTDAMVSWVDILPTLIEVGGGEVPQGIDGKSFSGVLQDPSKRHRERIFTTHSGDKMMNVYLSRSIRTDQYKLIWNPHPEFAFTTHIDLLLRATSGDYFKEWTEAAKSDPHAADVVASHHGRPEFELFDLTGDPNETKNLADDPELASVRSRLLAELKDWMRTQGDELTVFHKPLMLDAPETWVPRKP
- a CDS encoding sulfatase family protein — encoded protein: MNCIRISLIAACLVLIAGAWPADQTQAKQPNVVFLLSDDQSWTDYGFMGHPHIQTPNIDQLAKSGLVYERGYVTAPLCRPSLASLATGLYPHQTGIRGNDPVMPTGLNRKTNKQVFASLRKQMTAPLHEQPSFIRSLKDNGYATLQTGKWWEEDPLDLGFTDAMTHGDVSRGGRHGDVGLQIGRTTMKPVYDFVDSAVEDEKPFFIWYGVFLPHAPHNAPDRLFNKYKDIAPNEPTARYWANVEWLDEGCGQIIQYLKDKGLYEDTIFVYTCDNGWVQDPNRMNTSIRSKREPVEAGIRTPIIITHPGAVKPQRDSSTLASNIDVAPTILKACGIEPPKEMSGLDLRDPEALRQRNRIFVDVYDHDSDLEQLDDIDNGLQARVVIDGWDKLIVRPSGKELYDLQEDPDDRNNLAAQDADKVQRLSSIVDEWLENTPAIGK
- a CDS encoding DUF1559 domain-containing protein, yielding MESTSQHPHRGTRVGFTLVELLVVIAIIGVLVGLLLPAVQAAREAARRMSCSNNFKQLGLALHNYHSAYNKLPMHGGGTHPTVATHPWVNTTTGNNMRLSMLVGLMPFVEQQGLWELIANPNDFDSDGTIDFPAMGPTPENIDYVPWATDVPTLRCPSDPGKGLPSLGRTNYAANLGDSTDYMRDGFVYVRNDSPVLPYAATSATSQRTNAAHRGMFVVHKLTQFRDVLDGLSNTIAMGELTTDLGDKDARTSLTSGGTYSTNNDHWTIVVTPNWCEQHLDPERPQFWRPEAPVVGATSGRGYRWASFNPVFSMVHTVRPPNSEICSAGAVNRNNLMSVSSRHQGGAHILMGDGAVKFITDSIEAGNQTNRMVYQWGTAAFNNAPGSESPYGLWGALGTRASREVIDGEF
- a CDS encoding DUF1501 domain-containing protein; the encoded protein is MHNHISSTSENRRRFLANAGMGLGTTALASLVLGPKLASAAAPSAASGAPSDIPTGCHFAPKAKRVIFLFMAGAPSQIDLFDYKPELVKQFNQPLPPSVSQGQRVTAMTRGKEQLIVPSRFGFSQQGESGMWMSDLLPHLSTQVDKLCFIDSMHTESINHDPGKTAFCTGTELPGKPSMGAWLSYGLGTLNKDLPDYIVMPSAYWSGKVNVQALYSRLWGSGFLPSKHQGTSFQTSGDPVLFLSNPSGIDPAIRRRMLDSLGDLNRKHFGEIGDPEIETTIAQQEMAFRMQTSVPELTDISDESPETLAMYGEEVNNPGSYARNCLLARRMAERDVRFIQLFHRGWDHHSKLPANLPGQCQDVDQPTTALLKDLEQRGLLEDTLVVFAGEFGRTVYGQGKLDMDTYGRDHHPRCFTALLAGGGVKGGIRHGATDEFSYNVVADPVHVRDLHATMLHLLGVDHKRLTFPFQGLEQKLTGVEPARVVKEIIA
- a CDS encoding PSD1 and planctomycete cytochrome C domain-containing protein encodes the protein MPPVLMLAAALCTTVLGSLTPIRSHAEDVDRGTEDTESVFIADESSVSFSRDIRPLLSNRCFACHGPDADSREGGLRLDQPDGDEGAIGYAIEPHSVEDSEVWLRITADDESMLMPPPDSHLEPFNEEETELIRRWIESGAVYEDFWAFRAPERPQPPVTQHAEWSAQTVDQFVLRKLESQQRRPSEEADARTLLRRVTFDLTGLPPSREAIRQFESAYANSPELAWEELIDDLLSRPQFGEHIARHWLDLVRFADTNGMHKDFYRNHVAYRDWVIRSFNDDLPYDEFVRDQIAGDLYPQPTKDQLIASGFNRLHLIIDRGTALPEESHVKNVLDRVTAVGTAFMGLTVQCAQCHDHKFDPITQKDFFSLYAFFNNIDAQPETNPRKVVDGFQEPFARFPTDAQQAELDRLDAELAKLDQQIRSEEKQTNQPEEKLKSRLESLQKQRGQEQRDRDAVERSVEKAMVMKERDEVRKTFVLIRGQYDAPGEEVQRGVPGFLPPLKPQSETPSRMDLANWMVAPENPLTARVAVNRFWQLFFGVGLVKTSEDFGNQGEVPSHPELLDELAVSFVESGWDVKALLKRIVMSKTYRQSSRATPDEFKADAENRLLSRGPRYRLDAEMIRDQILFSSGLLSTRMHGPSVKPPQPDGLWKAVSMTGERFRPDQGESIYRRSIYTFWKRAMPPPQMTILNAPNRDACIARRERTNTPTQALLLLNESEYLRAARQLAQSTLAEPAEDRILFAYETVTAKLPDSKEVDVLQTLLNDLRDEYASSPKLVDDLCEGVSVDSPQDKVELAAWTVLCNTLYNLDITKTKD